In one Polaribacter sp. ALD11 genomic region, the following are encoded:
- a CDS encoding glycoside hydrolase family 130 protein: MNSIPWQDKPEGCTDVVWRYSENPVINRYDIPSSNSIFNSAVVPFEDGFAGVFRCDNKAVQMNIFAGFSKNGIDWDINHEPIEMQAGNTEMIESDYKYDPRVVFIEDRYWITWCNGYNGPTIGIGYTFDFKEFFQCENAFLPFNRNGVLFPQKINGKYAMLSRPSDNGHTPFGDIYISYSPDMKYWGEHRCVMKATPFEDSAWQCTKIGAGPIPILTDEGWLMIYHGVINTCNGFRYAMGSALLDENEPDKVKYRTQPYLLGPAEQYETTGDVPNVVFPCAALHDVEEDKLAIYYGAADTVVAMAFGKLSEVIQYTKENSL; the protein is encoded by the coding sequence ATGAATTCAATTCCTTGGCAAGATAAACCAGAAGGTTGCACTGATGTAGTTTGGAGATATTCTGAAAACCCTGTAATTAACAGGTACGACATTCCATCATCTAACAGTATTTTTAACAGTGCTGTTGTTCCTTTTGAAGATGGTTTTGCAGGTGTTTTTAGGTGTGATAACAAAGCGGTACAAATGAATATTTTTGCTGGTTTTAGTAAAAACGGAATTGATTGGGACATCAATCATGAGCCAATTGAAATGCAAGCCGGAAATACAGAAATGATAGAATCTGATTATAAGTACGATCCTCGTGTGGTATTTATAGAAGATCGATATTGGATTACTTGGTGTAATGGCTACAACGGACCAACAATCGGAATTGGGTATACTTTCGATTTTAAAGAATTCTTTCAATGTGAAAATGCCTTTTTGCCTTTTAATAGAAATGGTGTGTTATTTCCACAAAAAATCAATGGTAAATATGCAATGTTAAGTCGCCCAAGTGACAACGGTCACACACCGTTTGGCGATATTTATATTAGTTACAGCCCAGATATGAAGTATTGGGGAGAACACCGTTGTGTAATGAAAGCAACACCTTTTGAAGATAGTGCGTGGCAATGTACCAAAATTGGTGCAGGCCCAATTCCCATTTTAACAGACGAAGGTTGGTTAATGATTTATCACGGAGTAATCAATACTTGCAACGGTTTCCGGTATGCAATGGGATCTGCGCTTTTAGATGAAAACGAACCAGACAAAGTTAAATATAGAACGCAACCTTATTTATTAGGTCCTGCAGAACAATATGAAACTACCGGCGATGTGCCTAATGTAGTTTTCCCTTGTGCTGCGTTGCACGATGTAGAAGAAGATAAGTTGGCTATTTATTATGGCGCTGCAGATACTGTGGTTGCAATGGCATTTGGTAAGTTGAGTGAAGTTATTCAATATACAAAAGAAAATAGTTTATAA